The Pieris brassicae chromosome 3, ilPieBrab1.1, whole genome shotgun sequence genome contains the following window.
CGTAACTTTAGCTCTCTAGTCGCCGAGCTCTGACGCGCCAGTGACTCTCCTTGCAGATACCGCGCGTCCACCCACTACAGGCCGGAGCTGACGCCCACGGAACGAGCGCACAAGCTCACCGCGTTCTTGCACCACGTCGCTACCCTCATACACACCACCGTGCAGGTGAGCGAAGATCACCGTCCAAGCTTGTATTACTCGATCAAACCTTGGGTGGGTTGCCGAACTACGATGACACACGTTTCTCTAAACAGGAGCGCCGCGCAGACTCCGCGGCGCAGGCCTTCTGGATGGCCAACGCCAGCGAGCTGCTGCATTTCCTGAAGTGCGACCGACACATCTGTTCCTTCTCCACGCAGGCGCAGGAGTCGCTCCCCGCCACGGTGCAGAACGCGTTCAGGTGAGCGGGCTACTTACATCTCGCCTCCGCGTCGCCCTCCCGTCGACTCATATCGTGTATCCTTCCTCAGCAACCTGGTGTCGTGCTTCGCGGAGGAACTTCGCGGCGCGGTGTGGGCGCTGGCCCGCGGCGGAGGAGACGACACGGAGGCCACGGCGCCCGTGCTGCAGGCGCTGGCCGCCGCCATGGTGCTGCTGCGGCGTTGTCGGGTGAACGCCGCGCTCACCATTCAGCTGTTCTCGCACCTCTTCCACTTCATCAACGCCATTGCCTTCAACAAGGTTCGCTCTCGCCCTTTCCTCCGTTCTCGAGTGTAATGGAGACGCGTCTGACGCTCGACTCTTTCGACAGCTAGTCTCGGAGCCGAACGACATCACGCCTCGATGGGGCGCCTCGTTGTCCGCTCGCCTGGCGCTGCTCGCGGCCTGGGCCGAGAGACAGGGGCTGGAGCTGGCGGCCGACTGCCACTTGGCGAGGACTCATAGAGCGGGTGAGGGTTAACGCGAGTCGTCCCAGAGCGTGGACCGTTCGCTTCGCTCCACCCACAAATCAATAATACGTATTCGCGTCCCGCAGCTCGTCTGATCCAGGGCGAGTACCGCACGGCGGAGGAAGTGAGAGCCGCCCTGGCGGCCTGTTTCAAGCTCAACTCGGTCCAAGTGCGGGCTCTGCTCTCGCCGCTCCTTCCTCCCGAACTCGTGGAGGCCGCCGTGGCGCACGCGCGGGCCCTCGCGGACGAGCTGTACCGGGCCGACGGAAGAGAGGTGATCCCGAAAGTTCGCGAGCCGAACCGGTCTCCGTTCTGACCCGGCCGTCACGATTCCTTTCTCTGCGAGCAGATCGAGCTGGAGGAGAGCGAGTGGCTGGGCACGGCGCTGTTGATCCCCGGCGACGGCTTCAGCGCGGAAGTGGTGCGCGGCGTGCCGCCCGGCCTGGCCGAGTTCGTGGCGCCGCTGCAGAGGGGCGGGCTGTGTCGTCTGGCGCCTCAGCCGCACGCCGTCGGGCTCTGGACCGTCTACATGCATGCGCACGCCGCGCCGCCCAGGCGCCCGCCCGATCCCACGCCGCAGCTCATCCAGCTGCACAAGAACGCCAACGGCATGGGGCTCAGCATCGTCGCCGCTAAGGTGCGTCTTTCGGTCGCACGTCGCGACGCGTCGGACGACCGTTTAGGACGTTACGCTCTCGATTTATATCCGCAGGGCGCCGGACAGAGCAAACTGGGCATCTACGTCAAGTCCGTGGTCGCCGGAGGAGCCGCGGCTGCCGACGGCCGGTTGGCGGCCGGAGACCAGCTGCTGTCGGTGGACGGTCACTCGCTCGTCGGCATCTCGCAGGAAAACGTACGACGAAAGTTTATCCACCGCTCCGTTCCGTAACTCTGTGACGTCCCTCTGACTATTCGCCGTCACTTCCGCAGGCGGCCGAGTACTTAGTGAGGACGGGCCCGATAGTGACCCTGGAGGTGGCCAAGCAGGGCGCCGTGCTGCACGGCCTCGCGACTCTTCTGCACCAGCCGGCCTACGCGCAGCAACGTCCGGGTAAGTCTTCCTCTGGGCGTCCTCGATCTATTTAAAGAAGGCCGTTCATTTCTCACTCTATCTCGTACTCTAGATGACGACGTACCGTACGAAGACCGCGTGCGTCGAAACTCGGGAACGTTCACGAACCCTCACCCGGCCTTGCTGAAGCAGACGTCGCCTCTCTCGGAACTGGCCACCGCAGGCAAATGGCTCCGACGATATTTTGTTGATTGTTTTGCGATTTCGTTTCAGTTCATTCTAAGTTATCGCTCGTTTTGTGGTTttcgttttctttttttcgGCTTCGTCAGTTTTTAGACCGTTTCGTTAGACCTCGTAGCGTATTAATTGAGAAGAATTTATGATTGCAGGATACGGCCGTCGCCTAAATCGTGATAGATGCCATTTTCTCAGAAACGCATCTTCCGAATCTAGCACGACAGATGACAGCGAAGACATATTATCGCGTTATCGCGGTTCCATACCTAGGCTCGTCGTGACGTCAGATAGAGAAAATAATGAGTCGCAGGACGATTTGACCCCGGATACGTGCGGCCGTTACGCGGAAGCTAACGGCCATCTCGCCGCGCGCCGACGAGTCCCCGTGTTCACTTTTACGTGTGACGGCGACGACGACGACCCCTCTCCGGGAGACACTCACGTCCCGTACGAAACTTCGCCTCCCATCCCGAACCCTCCTCTCTACTGCGAACGTCGGGGCGATGACGGAGAGCGCATCCGTCTTCCACCCCGAATGAAACCCATTAGTACAAAACTCCTGCTAGACATGTGCAAGGCTCGTGTCGAAGAGGAACGCTACGTGCGGAAATGTACGACCGTCGGTGACTGCGTTAGTGCGTGTGATTGTTGCCGTACGCCGCAACCGGAGGCTCCCCGGATACCTTACATCGACGAACCGGACTGCGAGCCGATCATCATCGAAAAAGACGGGACGAACGAGAACATACCCACCCCAAAAATACGTAGAATACTCCCGTCGTTATCCCTCGACGGGTCGGAGGAGAAGAGACCGGCGACCGCCGACGCCACCTGTCAGACTCCGCCTTCGCCGTCCGAAATGGGAACCGAGCTCCTCGTCTCGGCGAAAACGGCTCGACGCAGATTGgaattgaaatttaatgatgaatttaaaaatttacaagacGTTCACTGCAGGTTGAGGAAAACCATTTTCAATATGACCAAATCGTTGTCGAGTAAATCTGATGAAACCGAATACACTTCGACCGCGTCCACGAAAGAAAACtgcaatacaaaattaattaatttacttaaaaaaacaaataatgaaGTCGAGGCGAAACCTGACGATACGGGTTTGGCGTATGCTGAAAATAAAACTTGGAAATCGCCCGACGAATACCGTCCCGCATTCGGCAAAGTCAAAGCTTTAACTAAACGTTTTAATGAGATAAATCTCACGTACTGCGTGAAAAACTACAAAAGGAATTGCCAATCCAGTCCCGACCTGACCCACGCTCGCCACGAGACTTCGCCCGAGCACAGACTGAGCTTACCGGTCAGCGCTAGCTTGGCCGACATATACGACATCCGTTACGAGCGGAGCGCGACCGACACGAGTCTAGGCGAAAGTAAACTGTCAGAAAAAGAAGTAAGGAGCATTCTGATACAGCTCGAAGACTGGTCGAAATTCGGTTCTCGCGGTAGCGAGGACACCCTCGCGCAGGGCAATGAATTCGAATTGCCCAATTTGCCTTCCGAAGATCACACGGAAACAAACGCCTCGATTAATGGGAGTCTCGTGTTCAGTGAAATTGACAAAAAACCAAGAATTATAACGCTCGATAATATAAAGTTGAAATCGGCAAAATCCGGAGTCAGTTCCCCGGTCAAACTAAGCGAAGATTACTGCATAACGGACAATACAGAAAACTGGGACGAATCGCGCGCACCCAGAATCGTGGATGTGGTGCGTCGAGCGCACTCGTCGTCTTCGGACGTGTCGACGTGTCGGCCGTCCGAGCGGACGGACCGGGACGCCGCCCTCGCGACCGGCCGCTTCGAGCTGAGTGCCAGCGACGATTGTCTCAGCTGTCCCGCGTCCTCGCTTCTTTCGACAGACTCCAGTTCGCGTAAGACCTCCCCCCACAGCGCATGAGATAGGTGTGTTGCTGTCCGCACCGTTACgcaattttatatagatatttaaatttgtttcgaATGCGTTCAAcacttttgatttttattatttaagaactAGATTCgtttactttttaagtttCGCACTGGCTTAGTGTACTGTATGTTTGTTATGTCTTTTTGTGAAATTATGGCAAACACGGAGTTGCGGTTTCGCCCTACAATTTAATACGGCACACACGGTGTGTCGACGTCGACGAGTCCACAGAGTATTTATTCTTGCACGAGAACAGACTTGTACactttttctttattgtttccttatttattttcgtaCCTTCATCGTTTGCGTTGCCCggtattagtttttatgaatatgttaattatttaatttaagatcgAACGtcgtaatattattcaaatgcGCCTTTGAAATCTCGCCTACTCGGTTCGCAATAACCCTCGGGTTGCGGCAGGTGGCGCCGGTGGCGGTGTTGCGGGGGGTCGACGTGCATCGGAGCGCGACCTGCCCTCGCGTCTGGCGGCCGAACCCGTCAAACCCAGCAAGAGCACGCCAGCGCTGCATCAGCCTCCCGGCCCGCCGCCGCCGCAGAGTCCGCTGAGCCCGCAGACTCCGCTGAGTCCCGGCGTCAGGGCGACGGCGAGCAAGTCCCGTAGCAGCCACAACCTGTCCTCGCCGCCCGTCGACTCCTTCTACCAAAACCTCGCCTCCGTCCACGACAGAAGAGACAGGTATTCCTCTACGACCTCGGATTAATCTCGAACGTTAGACGCCTTATATTAATTTGCATCCGTCCGTTTCAGTAGGTGGTCTTCCCTCCGGTCGTCCGGCGGAGGCCGGCCTCAGTCGGCTCACTTCGACGAGCATCACGCGGATCTCGACCGACATCAGGTAGAGGAGGTgtttgaaatacatatttttattttatcaatattttttataataaataatattttatatggtatataagttaaaattgTGTAGTGACGGCTATCGGGTCGTTTTTTGTTGACGAATATCAAAATATTCCAGGTGAACCAGGCGAACGCGCGAGCGGCGAAGTTGGCCGAAATGTCCGAAGAGGTGACGAGAAGACAGCAATTACAATATCAGCATATGCAGCAACACTTGCAGCAACAGCAGCAGCAGCAGCATTCGCAACAACAGATGTTCCACAAGCCGGCGACGCCGCAGATGTACGCGCCGGCGGCGTACGACGCCTCTTCGCAGCTGACGAGCCAGCCCGGCCCTCAACCCGTGTCGCACAACATTCCGAGCCCTGGCCTGCAGAGTTTGCAAGGCTCGATGCACGGCTTGCACAACATTCAGGGCTCACAAGCCTTCAATTCCCAAAACCAGCAGCCGACCCCGCAGCTTTACGCCCCGTACGGGCAGCCGCAGCGGTGAGTCCGCCCAGAAAGAactaaatttttttgaaaaatttattagtgTAACGCCATCATTCACGCGTGATCGTGTCCAGGTACGAGTGGGTCCAGGCGGGGCCGCCGTCGCCTCAGCGGTCGCAGCCCCCGGTGGCTCCCAAGCCGCCGGGTCCCCGGAGGCCGGAAATCGATCCCGGCGACCTCGGTCAGCTCTCGCCCGGCACTCCCGCCCGCGTCCGTCCAGACGAAGGTAAACACGACGAGAGCTATCTCGACGCCGGCCGCGAGACCGTCATCGTAATCAATCCGTCAATCGTGTGTGCGGTCACAGAGCAGTACGCGGCGAGCGCCCAGGAGTCGGCGTCGGCTTACGCGACGCACAACCCGTGGCAGCGGGAGGAGCGCGAGCGCCAGGCCGAGGCCAGGCGGGCAGCCGCCCGCGCCCGCCGGGACCACACCGTCGCGCAGCTCCTGGCGCTGGGCGCGGCGCGCACCCCGGCGCAGAGCCAGCAGCTACGAGCTCTGCAGCTCGAGAGGGACTTCGAGCGCCGCGCGACCCAACACCAGACGGTACAGTTCAGAATTTTAAGCGTCAAGCAGTAGAAAGCGTCAGAGCTGTCGGAGTGAGAGTAGGATATAGAACACCTGGTGGGATTCCACTGGTGGCGAGCAAACGTGAACTCACTGTTTTGGTTTACTCACTGTTTCGTCGTTACCTAGGTACGAGGCTATTCCTATAACTTCGATACTTTCCAGTCTTTATAGTAATCGCTCACAGTGTTTAATGCTTTTAAGGTCTACGAAGCCTGACAcccagtaaaatatattaacactataaaacttaattcaaATACATAATGTGACCCGGTTTAGGTAACCATCGTGTGCTGCGACACATAGGCCTCTTCCAGCTGCTACCATTCTTTTCTGATATTAGCTCTTCTTGTCCAAGTTGTGCCTCCTATTCTCTTTATATCGTTTTCTTCGCCCATCTCCTGCTCTGTCTTCCTCTTTTCCTTTTTCCATCGTGTGGTTGCCATTCTGTAATGATTTTGGTCCATTTCAACCTGCTATCTGTCGTCATCTGCCCGGTCCGGCGCCATTTCAATTATTAgccttattttctttataatgtcCTCTACTTTGGTTGTTGATCTTATCCTTTTCGATGTCTCAGTGTTACACCGAACATGCTTCTTTTCATTCACCTTTCATGTTCTCAACTTTAGAAGATGTTTCTGAGATATTCTGGCTGCCGTATGTGACACATGGTAAGATACATAAATTGAACACCTTTTTCTAACAACCATTGGGAAGTCTTTACTTTTAAGTACGCAAGACACTCTTGTTTCTATCTCAAGATATATTTggtcattaaattatatttttaattcagttGCTCAAAAAGTGGCGTATTGCAGGGACGTATAGCGTTCGGGATGTGGGCTTTTTCTTTACCTTTTCCGCACTCGTGTGTTCTCTTTCCCAATTGTCAAAACAatgtctattattaaaaagaaaaaaatcacgaagtttttactaaaaaaaccatagAAGCTTTTATGATTCatgcaaatatttctaaaaaaagctactaatttgtttcaatatcaaaattaatgaTTTGATTCAATAAGTTAGGTTAGATTTCATTTCATCTCACctcattaaatttcatttcatatcGATAAAAAATTCTACTGAAGACTTGGCTGTATGGGCATAGTTCCTTTGCCTACCCAGAATGGttgaagaaaacaaaaaaaaagtctCTGCTTATATTCTTTTACGGTTTGcgccatttttaaaaatgttcttgCGAGTTTAGTTGTTTGTTGCATTAACACTGCCCAAACTCAGTATAATTGCACAAAATGCTTCGGAGAACATTTTACGGGAAAAGTCAAAAAGTCGCTTCATATcataaatttcttatttttttcgcaactgtattaaaaatagttgttcAGTACACGTGCGGAACCGTCATTGCAACTTGTTCCGACAACAGGCTTTTCGcacttttaatgaaatatactatatttgcCCTATATACGTAGTGATACATAGACATATTCGATAGCATCTCCGTCTATTTGTATGgcaagtaaatgtaaatttacaattaatttaacttcttttctgacgttcataagtgtacttgtttaccctTACCTTGTACTTGGTACttgatatgaataaagttagtttgagtttgaatagTTTCTCTATTCGTcattattttcgttttaaGTCCAAGCCCAAGTGGAAAGCCCAACTGTCTTATCAGCTGTTGCAGCATAGTTTGAAGCGTCTTTGTGTTATCTGAAATGAGCACTAATTGGTATCTTAGGTGGTTAAGTTGTCTGCCGTTAATGTTTATGCCGACATTATCCCATTCCAAATTTCTAAATATCCAAAATGGCTGAGAAGAGTTTTGGAGACAAAGGATCGCCACGTCTCACACCCTGGCTATAGGAAATTCTTCACCCGTCGTCTCTAGTTTGATATAAGTCGTGCtacttgtatatatatttctaattatacgtatctttttttttattccttgtTGTATTGAGGCTCTCCAGGGGCAATCGTGTTTTATAGAGATTCGGCTTTACTGTAATCTACAAAAGCGATGTATAGGGtttttacctatataaatatatatgtaattttgatGAAAGGCAATTCATTGCTCCTGTAATACCTGGAAATTTCTCATGGTAACACAGATATGGGTCAGTAGTTTTTAACATCGGCTTTACGACCAGACTTAACTGGAGCTACTTTAGCAACTTTCAGGGATGAAAAGCAGGGACAGCAATTTGGTTGTTAAGAGTGTTGTAATGTGAGgcacaaaagtttttatataaacttcaatattttatttgattatttttagttgATCCAATTTATCTCGCAGGACGAAGGCGGAAACGGCGAAGGCAGCCCCGAAGACGAGTCTCCCCCCTCGGAACCCCTGGTCGAGCGGGACTCGAGGCTTCACGCCCAGTACCCGCAGTTTCCCGCGCCCAAGTCCATTCTGAAGAGCAACACGAGAGCGGAGACGGTCAACGGCTTCCAAACGCACTCGGTACGCACGAGCCTTCGCGCCTTCGCCCGTCACGACCGAATCCGTCATCACAATTTCAATTCCAGAGCTCGAGCGAAGAGAGCCGGATGAGCGAGCTGTCCGTGAACGTGTCCAGCATGTCGGTGTCGGCGGTGACCACGGCGTCCGGCGAGCCCGTCGCGCCCGTCGCCCCGACGCCCCCCGAGCGCGGATCGTCCTTCGCCGTGATGGCCACCAGGCGCCCGCTGTCGCCGCAGTACGTCGCCCCCCGTCCCCGTCCCCCGCTCCCGGGTCGCGTCGAAACCGGCCGATTACAACGACGATCTCTCCGCAGGTCCCCGGCGGGCGCCGGTCGAGACAAGCGCGTGTCCTTCCACGAGCGAGCCTCGGAGCCGCCTCCGGCACCTCCCGCCTCGTCGCCTCCCCCTTTGGACGTCCCCGCCGCACCGAGAGAGGACCCCGACGTGAGTCGTTATGAATATTCGTAAATGACGAACGTCTGACGTTCGTtttctcttttttttattaggacCACATAATTAGGACAAACACATAACATGTGGACACGATCAACGAAATCAAGTAGATACAATATACAGTGTTAatacaaacaacaataaaatttaaaatacaaactataaaagaattaaactatttgaaccaagaaaataaattatcggtCATGGTGATCTGAGGCCAGAGAACCATGAAAAATTTCAAAACTCTGTGCAATTTCATTATGGTAGCGACATAACCTATTAATTGGAGAGTTTCTGGCAACGTTTGTTCGACAATGTGGGATGTGAAAACATCTTCGATTGTACAAACGACTCCCGACCCGAGGAACTTGTATGGATAAACCTTCTAAAATTTCTGGGCAATCCACAAGTCCGTTAATTACCTTAAATAGGTATAGCAAGTCGATGTTTGCCCTACGAACGCTCAGAGATTCCAAGGTATAAAAGTTTACTTCAAATtgcacatttattatttttaaaagataattatatatatatataaatattttcgttttaaGTTATTAACGTAGGACCATATGTATTTCGGATTTTGTTTCAATGTTGAAGCAgcgttttctttaaaagttcATTTCATCATACCTCCGTCTTCATAAATCGAATGTTTGTTTGTCTCTTGGATTGTGGTATTTAAGTTTCTCTTTCGCGCATTTAATTAAGGGTCTACTAAACCAGGGAGGGTAAGATTCACATTTTGGTATGGTGCATGGcgtattttctttcaatattggTAAAGCTTTTGCATAAAAAATTTCCACCATTTGATTTATGTCTCCATTAGATCCCAAAATCTCAGTCCATTATAGATAAGAGAGAGAGACTAGTAAATTTTAGTAAAGtcggatttatttaaatttaaagaggGAATTCTCTTATgcttaagatattttaattgtatttgcgCTACAAGCTCGATTTCAAGTGGGTGGTGACTATCCAAATGTATGAGTGGATTTAGACATTCACTCACATTTACCGTTTTGGGGGAGTTAGTTAGTACTAGATCCAGAGTTCGTTCAGAAGTGTTCCTAACCATATTGCACTGTTTAAGATTGCAAAAGGCGATTGCTAAGAATGAATTTTCCACTGTGCCATGGCTTAGTTTAATCGGTATGCATGAAAAATGTCTTTCGTCGACCTGCCACATAATATTTGTCATATTAAAGTCGCCTAATATTATAGTTGCTTCTTGATTTATTCTGTTACAAATTACATCGGTCATGTTGTTcagaaataattctaaataatcaATACTTACTGGAGAAGGTATGTATACTACACATACTTTGAGGTTGGAACACGTTGCTCCCCTGGTAAAACATATACTCACCCATAAATCCTCACATATAATATTGCTCTTAAATGTGCCGAATGTGAGACAGTCTGAATGTCG
Protein-coding sequences here:
- the LOC123707711 gene encoding afadin isoform X4; the encoded protein is MFHVRRRPAEGQPRRRKKKPSGGAGARPGTEPMLIEVTPDGTALENGRRLRVADVVEVGSVNGTALQLYGPSIQPRHCVLAPAEGGHSVTPLHADAQVYVNGRRVTHTTRLQHGCLLKFGRVSTFRFVDPAQENLINRNLSQSQHYGSGSIYDRSTADSGAMSPSSLASHPRDLLDDNDEDHPDDAAFDDDDNDNNNTLKPEESPRSTDSKHEFGRDEREHSSRTSHRLSYKDNYETTFDLDGNVETKSICSAKSGGSGHENRSGGGAWRPGQEAILPAVLEFPEAGQAQFLATVIARLDPHAPAFKLAPVYTLYLCARYRASTHYRPELTPTERAHKLTAFLHHVATLIHTTVQERRADSAAQAFWMANASELLHFLKCDRHICSFSTQAQESLPATVQNAFSNLVSCFAEELRGAVWALARGGGDDTEATAPVLQALAAAMVLLRRCRVNAALTIQLFSHLFHFINAIAFNKLVSEPNDITPRWGASLSARLALLAAWAERQGLELAADCHLARTHRAARLIQGEYRTAEEVRAALAACFKLNSVQVRALLSPLLPPELVEAAVAHARALADELYRADGREIELEESEWLGTALLIPGDGFSAEVVRGVPPGLAEFVAPLQRGGLCRLAPQPHAVGLWTVYMHAHAAPPRRPPDPTPQLIQLHKNANGMGLSIVAAKGAGQSKLGIYVKSVVAGGAAAADGRLAAGDQLLSVDGHSLVGISQENAAEYLVRTGPIVTLEVAKQGAVLHGLATLLHQPAYAQQRPGGAGGGVAGGRRASERDLPSRLAAEPVKPSKSTPALHQPPGPPPPQSPLSPQTPLSPGVRATASKSRSSHNLSSPPVDSFYQNLASVHDRRDSRWSSLRSSGGGRPQSAHFDEHHADLDRHQVNQANARAAKLAEMSEEVTRRQQLQYQHMQQHLQQQQQQQHSQQQMFHKPATPQMYAPAAYDASSQLTSQPGPQPVSHNIPSPGLQSLQGSMHGLHNIQGSQAFNSQNQQPTPQLYAPYGQPQRYEWVQAGPPSPQRSQPPVAPKPPGPRRPEIDPGDLGQLSPGTPARVRPDEEQYAASAQESASAYATHNPWQREERERQAEARRAAARARRDHTVAQLLALGAARTPAQSQQLRALQLERDFERRATQHQTDEGGNGEGSPEDESPPSEPLVERDSRLHAQYPQFPAPKSILKSNTRAETVNGFQTHSSSSEESRMSELSVNVSSMSVSAVTTASGEPVAPVAPTPPERGSSFAVMATRRPLSPQYVAPRPRPPLPGRVETGRLQRRSLRRSPAGAGRDKRVSFHERASEPPPAPPASSPPPLDVPAAPREDPDRFLEEAESMLDEVAGGAAHASPSAAHTPGVIGAQEVYRDPRTRRLAEQRARAAPAPVPEHLSFKEKMKMFALESGEASTPKDKVKISRAQRDIDAVH